From the Synechococcus sp. HK01-R genome, one window contains:
- the mfd gene encoding transcription-repair coupling factor produces the protein MPLSSLVRLLQSSGLTGELLERCGRDDRLLLRGGNRAARALVTTALAKRGDQPLLVVVPTLEEAGRWTALLELMGWDSTQLYPTSEGSPYEPFDPTTEITWGQLQVLSELQSAETRKDLAIVATERCLQPHLPPPEALAARCRNLRKGDTVDLEELATCLSQLGYERVSSIDQEGTWSRRGDIVDIFPVSSELPVRLEFFGDELDKLREFDPASQRSLDAIDSLRLTPTGFSPLIAEQLREQMPDGLDALLSEQGLNELLEGGTPEGMRRLMGLAWNEPASLLDYLPKGCCIAIDERRHGRAHGQQWLEHVEEHYAELQPAVPALHRSIEAALELAEDFNGFDLAELQEQDDHANAFDLTSRPVPAYPNQFGKLGELLKTYQAEKQAIWLLSAQPSRAVALLEEHDCISRFVPNAADAPAIERLIEQGTPVALKTKGTADLEGLQLPAWRVVLITDREFFGQHNLGSNGYVRRRRKAASRTVDPNKMRPGDFVVHRNHGIGRFQKLEKLAISGEVRDYLVVQYADGILRVAADQLGSLGRYRANSDAPPQLSKMGGSAWVKAKERASKAVRKVALDLVKLYAERHQAPGFAFPGDGPWQEELEDSFPYEPTPDQLKATADVKRDMEKPQPMDRLVCGDVGFGKTEVAIRAIFKAITAGKQVAMLAPTTVLAQQHWRTLSERFAPYPIKVALLNRFRTAGERKAILEGLQKGTIDAVVGTHQLLSKSTAFDKLGLLVVDEEQRFGVNQKEKIKALRKDVDVLTLSATPIPRTLYMSLSGVREMSLITTPPPLRRPIKTHLAALDEEAVRSAIRQELDRGGQVFYVVPRVEGIDEVAGQLRQMLPGLKLLVAHGQMAEGELESAMVAFNGGEADVMLCTTIVESGLDIPRVNTILIEDAHRFGLAQLYQLRGRVGRSGIQAHAWLFYPGDASLSDAARQRLRAIQEFAQLGSGYQLAMRDMEIRGVGNLLGVEQSGQMEAIGFDLYMEMLQESLAEIQGQDIPAVDDTQVDLQVTAFIPADWITDADEKMGAYRAAAECANSASLVELAAGWADRYGALPGPVQSLLQLMELKLLAKRCGFSRIRPEKPNIALETPMEEPAFRLLRQGLPQHLHGRLVYQAGSGTTAKVLARGLGVLPMEKQLEELKGWLEPMAAQIPDAEGLNAEQREAQDRARNEAVLSV, from the coding sequence ATGCCCCTCAGCTCCCTGGTGCGTCTACTGCAGAGCTCAGGGCTCACCGGTGAATTGCTGGAGCGTTGCGGGCGGGACGATCGATTGCTGTTGCGCGGTGGCAACCGTGCCGCCCGCGCTCTGGTCACAACGGCTCTTGCGAAACGAGGCGACCAGCCACTGCTGGTGGTGGTCCCCACCCTGGAGGAAGCGGGGCGCTGGACGGCGTTGCTGGAACTCATGGGCTGGGACAGCACCCAGCTGTATCCAACTAGCGAAGGATCTCCCTATGAGCCTTTCGATCCCACCACTGAAATCACCTGGGGGCAGCTTCAGGTGCTCAGCGAGCTGCAAAGCGCTGAAACACGCAAAGATCTGGCGATCGTTGCCACCGAACGCTGCCTTCAGCCCCACCTCCCGCCTCCCGAGGCCCTAGCCGCCCGCTGCCGGAACCTGCGCAAAGGCGACACGGTTGATCTTGAAGAGCTAGCCACCTGCTTGAGCCAGCTGGGTTACGAGCGTGTCTCCAGCATCGATCAGGAAGGAACCTGGAGCCGAAGGGGCGACATTGTCGACATCTTCCCTGTCAGCAGCGAACTTCCTGTGCGCCTCGAGTTCTTCGGTGACGAACTCGACAAGCTGCGGGAATTCGACCCAGCGAGTCAGCGCTCGCTGGATGCAATCGACAGCCTGCGCCTCACCCCCACGGGCTTCAGCCCACTGATCGCCGAACAGTTGCGCGAGCAGATGCCCGACGGGTTGGATGCGTTGCTGAGCGAGCAGGGGCTCAACGAATTACTCGAAGGCGGAACCCCAGAAGGGATGCGCCGACTGATGGGGCTGGCCTGGAACGAACCGGCATCGCTGCTCGATTACCTACCGAAGGGCTGCTGCATCGCCATTGATGAGCGCCGCCACGGGCGTGCCCATGGCCAACAGTGGCTCGAGCATGTCGAAGAGCACTACGCCGAGCTCCAACCCGCGGTCCCCGCCCTGCACCGATCGATCGAAGCAGCGCTTGAACTGGCAGAGGACTTCAACGGTTTCGACCTGGCGGAACTTCAAGAGCAAGACGACCACGCCAATGCCTTTGATCTGACCAGCCGTCCGGTGCCGGCCTACCCGAACCAATTCGGCAAACTCGGCGAACTTCTGAAGACGTACCAGGCCGAGAAGCAGGCTATCTGGCTGCTCTCAGCACAACCGAGCCGTGCCGTCGCTTTGCTGGAGGAACACGACTGCATCAGCCGCTTCGTGCCCAATGCGGCGGATGCACCAGCCATCGAACGCCTGATCGAACAGGGGACACCAGTCGCCCTCAAGACCAAGGGCACCGCGGACCTCGAAGGACTGCAACTGCCCGCATGGCGGGTGGTGTTGATCACCGACCGGGAGTTCTTCGGCCAGCACAACCTTGGCAGCAACGGCTATGTGCGTCGCCGCCGCAAGGCCGCCAGTCGCACCGTGGATCCCAACAAGATGCGTCCCGGCGACTTCGTGGTGCATCGAAACCACGGCATCGGTCGCTTCCAGAAGCTTGAGAAACTTGCGATCAGCGGCGAGGTGCGTGACTACCTCGTGGTGCAGTACGCCGATGGCATCCTGCGGGTGGCTGCCGACCAGCTCGGCAGTCTTGGCCGTTATCGCGCCAACAGTGACGCGCCGCCGCAGCTCAGCAAGATGGGCGGTTCCGCGTGGGTGAAGGCCAAGGAGCGCGCCAGCAAGGCCGTTCGCAAAGTGGCGCTCGACCTTGTGAAGCTCTACGCGGAACGCCATCAAGCTCCTGGATTCGCGTTCCCTGGTGATGGCCCCTGGCAAGAGGAGCTCGAGGACTCCTTCCCCTACGAGCCCACTCCTGATCAGCTCAAGGCCACAGCTGATGTGAAGCGCGACATGGAGAAACCACAACCGATGGATCGGTTGGTGTGCGGGGATGTGGGCTTCGGGAAGACCGAGGTAGCAATACGGGCCATTTTCAAAGCCATCACTGCAGGCAAGCAGGTGGCGATGCTGGCGCCCACCACCGTGCTGGCGCAGCAGCACTGGCGCACCTTGTCGGAACGGTTCGCGCCCTATCCAATCAAGGTGGCTCTTCTCAACCGGTTCCGAACCGCTGGAGAGCGCAAAGCCATCCTCGAAGGCCTTCAGAAGGGCACGATCGACGCCGTGGTCGGCACCCATCAATTGCTCAGCAAGAGCACAGCATTCGACAAACTCGGCCTGCTGGTCGTGGACGAGGAACAGCGGTTCGGAGTCAACCAGAAGGAAAAAATCAAAGCGCTACGCAAGGACGTCGATGTCCTCACCCTGTCGGCAACCCCGATTCCACGAACGCTGTACATGAGCCTCTCCGGTGTTCGGGAAATGAGCCTGATCACCACTCCGCCCCCGCTACGACGCCCGATCAAGACGCACCTGGCGGCCCTCGATGAGGAAGCAGTACGCAGTGCGATCCGCCAGGAGCTGGATCGGGGTGGTCAGGTGTTCTACGTGGTGCCGCGCGTGGAGGGCATCGACGAGGTGGCCGGGCAGCTGCGCCAGATGCTCCCTGGCCTGAAGCTGCTGGTGGCCCATGGTCAGATGGCCGAAGGCGAACTGGAGAGCGCCATGGTGGCCTTCAACGGTGGCGAAGCCGACGTGATGCTTTGCACCACAATCGTGGAGAGCGGCCTTGATATTCCTCGGGTCAACACCATCCTGATCGAGGACGCCCATCGGTTCGGCCTGGCTCAGCTCTATCAGCTCCGTGGTCGAGTGGGGCGCAGCGGCATTCAGGCCCACGCCTGGCTTTTCTATCCCGGCGATGCATCCCTCAGCGATGCAGCACGCCAACGCTTACGGGCGATCCAGGAGTTTGCTCAGCTTGGCAGTGGCTATCAACTGGCCATGCGCGATATGGAAATCAGAGGCGTGGGCAATTTGCTCGGCGTGGAGCAGAGCGGCCAAATGGAAGCAATCGGCTTCGATCTCTACATGGAGATGTTGCAGGAATCATTGGCGGAGATTCAAGGCCAGGACATTCCTGCTGTGGACGACACCCAGGTGGACCTACAGGTGACCGCCTTCATCCCGGCCGACTGGATCACCGATGCCGACGAGAAGATGGGGGCGTACCGAGCGGCCGCCGAATGCGCCAACTCCGCAAGCCTTGTGGAGCTGGCCGCCGGATGGGCCGATCGCTACGGCGCCCTCCCTGGGCCGGTTCAGTCACTCCTGCAACTGATGGAGCTGAAATTACTGGCCAAGCGCTGCGGGTTCTCGCGCATTCGGCCGGAGAAGCCGAATATCGCTTTGGAAACACCAATGGAGGAACCCGCCTTCCGCCTGCTCCGCCAAGGCTTGCCCCAGCATCTTCATGGTCGGTTGGTCTACCAGGCCGGCAGTGGGACCACCGCCAAGGTGCTCGCCCGTGGCCTGGGTGTCTTGCCGATGGAGAAGCAACTCGAAGAGCTCAAAGGCTGGCTCGAGCCAATGGCTGCTCAGATCCCCGATGCTGAGGGCCTCAACGCAGAGCAGCGTGAGGCTCAAGACAGGGCGCGTAATGAGGCGGTGCTCTCGGTCTGA
- a CDS encoding DUF475 domain-containing protein, translating to MDSAALHSLTPWLDGVDRWGELLPLLPVLVSLELILSADNAIALAAIARQQRDPLREGRALNLGIAIAFLLRIALILMAGWVLRFQPLQWLAGGYLLWLFFSHLFSRSQASSNATGELENSDSTPFLRTVLALALTDLAFSIDSVAAAVAISDQLLLVICGALIGVIALRFTAGLFVRWLELYPRLETAGYSAVGFVGLKLIVALILPGLVVPEWFTLVTVAVLVLWGFSSRSLPLLEEP from the coding sequence ATGGATTCAGCAGCACTGCACTCGCTCACCCCCTGGTTGGATGGGGTCGATCGCTGGGGCGAACTCTTACCGCTCTTGCCGGTGCTGGTGTCGCTTGAGTTGATTCTCTCGGCAGACAACGCCATTGCTTTAGCCGCGATTGCAAGGCAGCAACGGGATCCACTGCGCGAGGGGAGGGCCCTCAACCTCGGCATCGCGATCGCCTTCCTGCTGCGCATCGCCCTGATCCTGATGGCCGGTTGGGTGCTTCGCTTTCAACCCCTGCAGTGGCTGGCCGGTGGCTATCTCCTCTGGTTGTTCTTCAGCCATCTGTTCTCTCGTTCCCAGGCGTCTTCCAACGCCACTGGAGAGCTCGAAAACTCGGATTCCACCCCCTTTCTGCGCACGGTGTTGGCCCTTGCCTTGACGGATCTTGCCTTTTCCATCGACAGCGTCGCCGCAGCGGTGGCGATTAGTGATCAGTTACTCCTTGTGATCTGTGGTGCACTGATTGGTGTCATCGCTCTTCGTTTTACGGCCGGTTTGTTTGTGCGCTGGTTAGAGCTCTATCCACGCCTCGAAACCGCCGGTTACAGCGCTGTGGGCTTTGTCGGCCTCAAACTGATCGTGGCCCTGATTCTTCCTGGTCTGGTGGTCCCGGAATGGTTCACCCTGGTGACCGTTGCTGTTCTGGTGCTCTGGGGTTTCTCCTCTCGTTCTCTCCCTTTGCTGGAGGAGCCTTGA
- a CDS encoding DUF6464 family protein — protein MLVELRQAGSEQPIDRIELEDPPHPGRWFLHGERSFLVLQRRHRYTLRSGRYQLSSLVLLVTAQHRPHDARPWRHGWVIGDPSCALNALSPLIRCAVLPEGPCEQCLHRVER, from the coding sequence ATGCTTGTGGAATTGAGGCAGGCCGGCTCCGAACAGCCGATCGATCGCATTGAGCTTGAAGACCCGCCTCATCCAGGGCGTTGGTTTCTCCACGGCGAGCGAAGCTTCTTGGTGCTTCAGCGCCGTCACCGCTACACGCTGCGCTCCGGTCGCTATCAGCTTTCCAGCCTGGTGCTCCTGGTGACGGCTCAGCATCGCCCCCACGATGCTCGGCCTTGGCGTCATGGCTGGGTGATCGGGGATCCCTCCTGTGCCCTCAATGCCCTCAGTCCTTTGATCCGTTGTGCTGTCTTACCGGAGGGTCCCTGCGAGCAGTGTCTGCATCGTGTGGAGCGCTGA
- a CDS encoding DEAD/DEAH box helicase, protein MLRALKEKGYTTPSPVQAQAIPAVIGGRDVMAAAQTGTGKTAGFTLPVLERLSHGARAGRRQIRALVLTPTRELAAQVLENVRLYSRHLPLRSDVVFGGVKINPQIQRLAQGVDVLIATPGRLLDLHQQGAVRFDQVECLVLDEADRMLDMGFIHDIRRVISKLPERRQTLLFSATFSPPIRKLATGLLHQPVQIQVTPANQTARSVEQVVHPCDMGRKAELLSHLIQTNDWQQVLVFSRTKHGANRVAERLSHEGLMAAAIHGNKSQGARTRALQGFKDGTVRVLVATDIAARGIDIQQLPHVVNLDLPNVAEDYVHRIGRTGRAGERGHAISLVSAEEALLLKAIERLTGESLSRVEVPGFEPTVLSAPPLDLSGGRGRRPRSSMSNGRASRGPRAGTGGRARRA, encoded by the coding sequence CTGCTTCGAGCTCTCAAGGAGAAGGGGTACACGACACCATCGCCGGTGCAAGCCCAGGCGATTCCTGCGGTGATCGGTGGTCGAGATGTGATGGCGGCAGCGCAAACAGGCACCGGTAAGACCGCGGGCTTCACCTTGCCCGTGCTTGAACGCCTCAGTCATGGAGCTCGGGCTGGCCGTCGTCAGATCCGCGCTCTCGTGCTGACCCCCACCCGCGAACTGGCCGCCCAGGTCCTCGAGAACGTTCGTCTTTACAGCCGCCACTTGCCCTTACGCAGTGATGTGGTGTTCGGGGGGGTAAAGATCAATCCTCAGATTCAGCGCCTGGCCCAGGGTGTGGATGTGCTGATTGCCACGCCAGGTCGCCTGCTCGACCTTCATCAGCAGGGGGCTGTTCGTTTCGACCAGGTGGAATGTCTCGTGCTTGATGAAGCCGATCGCATGCTCGACATGGGCTTCATTCACGACATCCGGCGGGTGATTTCGAAGCTTCCTGAGCGCCGTCAGACCTTGTTGTTCTCGGCGACCTTCAGTCCTCCGATCCGCAAACTCGCTACGGGTCTGCTTCACCAGCCGGTTCAGATCCAGGTCACGCCCGCCAATCAGACGGCTCGTTCCGTAGAGCAGGTGGTGCATCCCTGTGACATGGGCCGCAAGGCTGAATTGCTCAGTCATCTGATTCAGACCAATGACTGGCAGCAAGTGCTGGTGTTTTCACGCACCAAACACGGTGCAAACCGGGTGGCTGAACGACTCAGTCATGAGGGGCTCATGGCTGCGGCGATTCACGGCAACAAGAGCCAGGGTGCCCGTACCCGAGCCCTGCAGGGCTTCAAGGACGGCACGGTGCGTGTCCTGGTGGCTACCGATATCGCCGCCAGGGGCATTGATATTCAGCAACTCCCCCATGTGGTGAATCTCGACCTTCCGAATGTGGCTGAGGATTACGTGCATCGGATCGGCCGCACGGGCCGGGCTGGTGAACGTGGCCATGCAATCTCCTTGGTTTCTGCTGAAGAGGCCCTTCTGCTGAAGGCGATCGAACGCTTGACCGGTGAGTCCCTCTCCAGGGTCGAGGTGCCTGGCTTCGAGCCCACCGTGCTGAGTGCTCCCCCGTTGGACCTCAGTGGAGGTCGAGGCCGTCGGCCCAGGTCATCGATGTCCAATGGCCGGGCCTCTCGGGGGCCTCGAGCTGGAACAGGAGGCCGCGCCCGTCGGGCATGA